A genome region from Natronosalvus rutilus includes the following:
- a CDS encoding glycosyltransferase family 4 protein → MSNQDPEKNISVLLLAEDFYPKKSGGAFIDWNVAKHLTDCGDNVTVVTTRIAGTKSREAASNVDIRRPFPGSPENTQPNSLYGQLRRILFVFLVFPYLIRLMWNREFDVIYSTNHLFHPLAAVLRVLFGVPLVTFVGYSPSIHDNVSLTDPLVLLERMNFRFFMGDRALCRTPSIEKEISRLSGVPIARLEGIVDPEEVNTAITQEDTVKLPPENETEDTVWLIFVGRLTTLKNPIKAVDLLSNLPEDYSLLLIGHGPQRDAVEDSIHQKSLDERVFLAGQLPHKQTLRAIHGSDLLLLPSKMESYGAVVFEALSLNTPVLATPVGILPSINHPHLTIAQEEEFEKILPKVDLETNTGVDDETLERFSVNRFTREARAHLIKVTS, encoded by the coding sequence ATGAGTAACCAAGATCCAGAGAAGAATATCAGTGTATTATTGCTAGCAGAGGATTTCTATCCCAAAAAATCGGGGGGCGCCTTTATCGATTGGAACGTTGCGAAACATCTCACTGACTGTGGAGACAATGTGACTGTTGTTACGACTCGAATAGCCGGAACGAAAAGTAGAGAGGCCGCCAGTAATGTTGACATCAGACGACCCTTCCCCGGTTCACCCGAAAATACGCAACCGAATTCACTTTATGGGCAGCTGCGACGGATTCTCTTTGTATTCCTTGTCTTCCCTTATCTTATCCGACTGATGTGGAATCGTGAATTCGATGTGATTTACTCAACGAACCACCTCTTCCACCCTCTTGCAGCAGTACTTCGGGTATTATTTGGAGTTCCACTCGTAACGTTTGTCGGCTATTCGCCAAGTATCCACGATAATGTTAGTCTAACTGACCCATTAGTGCTTTTAGAACGCATGAACTTCCGATTCTTTATGGGTGATAGAGCATTATGTCGAACACCTTCAATTGAGAAGGAAATTAGTCGTTTATCAGGCGTACCTATTGCAAGATTAGAAGGGATTGTTGATCCAGAAGAGGTCAATACCGCGATTACCCAAGAAGATACAGTCAAATTGCCACCAGAGAATGAGACGGAGGACACAGTATGGCTTATTTTCGTTGGTCGGTTAACTACGCTCAAGAATCCAATCAAGGCAGTCGATCTACTTTCGAACCTCCCAGAAGATTATTCTCTACTCCTAATTGGACACGGACCACAACGTGATGCCGTGGAAGATTCGATTCACCAAAAATCACTTGATGAACGAGTATTTTTAGCTGGCCAACTTCCGCATAAGCAAACACTTAGAGCCATTCACGGTTCTGATCTTCTTCTTCTTCCCTCAAAGATGGAATCCTATGGAGCTGTTGTCTTTGAAGCTTTATCGCTCAACACCCCTGTTCTTGCCACACCAGTCGGGATCCTCCCGTCCATTAACCATCCCCACCTTACGATTGCACAAGAAGAAGAGTTCGAGAAGATTCTTCCCAAGGTTGATCTTGAGACAAATACCGGTGTTGACGATGAAACGTTAGAGCGGTTTTCAGTCAATCGTTTCACACGAGAGGCACGTGCTCATCTGATTAAGGTTACATCGTGA
- a CDS encoding glycosyltransferase family 4 protein, which translates to MNLLYITKTSPLGDAGGGEKRAHEVMSGLAERGHDIVLLCGKTDPELPKRTTVDGYDVRHVTCIPSLFFRFPTASFYATRYLFAFLSIPVLAWMLLRNEFDAVIENMTPYPTLTVIFAKLARVPIFAIQHEFYDRSCYRTYDPITATIQLLVQNILRVFSYTAIIVPTSHIAKKLEQYGIPRSRIVVIPNGVDVEGYQMSDVEHRPQELVTVGRLSKRKGQHFLLESFEDVLTEYPKAHLHIVGKGPAMDSLMRTTHDLEIQNSVTFHGFVSHERKRELLNTSDIFVFASRQEGFGLVLLEAMAAGLPVVARSLPVYEDFFQDGTNGHLLNSNDQDTFTNMVQRLLEDRDKLESIRSVNERTAKQFSWDSTVDQTEALLIEAT; encoded by the coding sequence ATGAATCTGCTTTACATCACGAAGACGTCGCCACTTGGTGACGCTGGAGGTGGGGAAAAACGAGCGCATGAGGTGATGTCGGGACTGGCTGAGAGAGGCCATGATATCGTTCTCCTCTGTGGCAAGACGGATCCAGAGCTCCCGAAGCGGACAACGGTTGACGGGTACGACGTACGTCACGTGACGTGCATACCGTCACTTTTCTTTCGCTTTCCAACAGCCAGTTTCTACGCAACACGCTACCTCTTTGCTTTTCTGAGTATCCCTGTCCTTGCTTGGATGCTGTTGCGAAACGAATTCGATGCCGTGATCGAGAACATGACGCCATACCCGACGCTCACCGTAATCTTCGCGAAACTGGCAAGGGTGCCGATTTTTGCGATCCAGCATGAATTCTATGATCGGTCATGTTACCGGACGTATGATCCAATAACTGCGACTATCCAATTGTTAGTTCAGAACATTCTTCGAGTGTTTTCTTACACAGCAATTATCGTACCGACATCTCACATCGCGAAAAAGTTAGAACAGTATGGAATCCCTCGCTCTCGAATCGTTGTAATCCCCAATGGTGTTGATGTAGAAGGGTATCAAATGTCTGATGTTGAGCATCGCCCGCAAGAATTGGTTACAGTTGGACGGCTCAGCAAGCGGAAAGGGCAACATTTCCTCCTTGAGTCATTTGAAGACGTTCTTACCGAGTATCCAAAAGCACATCTTCACATCGTTGGCAAAGGACCCGCAATGGATAGCCTCATGAGAACAACACACGACTTAGAGATTCAGAATTCCGTAACGTTCCACGGTTTTGTGTCCCATGAACGGAAGAGAGAACTGTTGAATACATCCGACATTTTTGTGTTTGCTTCCCGCCAGGAGGGGTTTGGCCTGGTCCTCTTAGAAGCGATGGCAGCTGGTCTCCCAGTCGTTGCAAGGTCGTTACCGGTCTATGAGGACTTCTTCCAGGATGGGACTAACGGACACCTCCTTAACTCAAATGATCAGGATACGTTTACAAATATGGTGCAGCGTCTGTTAGAAGATAGGGACAAACTCGAATCAATTCGATCAGTGAATGAGCGAACTGCAAAGCAATTCTCGTGGGATTCAACGGTAGATCAAACTGAAGCGCTTCTAATAGAGGCCACGTGA
- a CDS encoding methionyl-tRNA formyltransferase, with protein sequence MNVLLLTMNEPMYMPRYLEPLLDEYSDDISNVVIAPHPGEGLLTTARMRYRMFGPAVFLRYGFHFAGGKFLGALPYTIQKSLMDRYYSVPSLCKANGIPVQTEIDVNSEEFRSEVREQNIDLILSISCGQKLGPELLSIPEYGAINLHGSLLPNYRGRATAFWVLYHDEDHSGVTAHYMNEALDEGDIVLQRKFPISDDDTMHDVYNKVVKTGGELAKEVIDRVEAGEIETQSNPVEDGGYYTLPGPKERHEFRKQGNKFR encoded by the coding sequence ATGAATGTTCTCCTCCTTACGATGAATGAACCGATGTACATGCCGCGGTATCTGGAGCCACTGTTAGACGAGTACTCCGACGATATCTCAAACGTTGTGATCGCCCCACACCCGGGCGAGGGTCTATTGACAACAGCACGGATGCGGTACAGGATGTTCGGACCAGCTGTCTTCCTCCGCTACGGGTTTCACTTTGCAGGTGGGAAGTTCCTCGGAGCACTGCCGTATACGATTCAGAAGTCACTCATGGACCGATACTACTCCGTTCCGTCCCTCTGCAAAGCAAACGGCATTCCAGTCCAGACAGAGATAGACGTAAACAGTGAAGAATTCCGGTCAGAAGTCCGTGAGCAAAATATCGACTTAATCCTTTCGATCAGCTGCGGACAGAAACTGGGACCGGAACTGTTGTCGATTCCTGAATACGGAGCGATCAACCTTCACGGTTCGCTGCTTCCGAATTACCGCGGTCGCGCGACGGCATTTTGGGTACTGTATCATGACGAAGACCACAGTGGTGTGACTGCTCACTACATGAACGAAGCACTCGACGAAGGTGACATCGTTCTCCAGCGGAAGTTTCCCATCTCGGACGACGATACGATGCACGACGTCTATAATAAGGTCGTCAAGACGGGAGGAGAACTCGCCAAGGAAGTTATTGATCGAGTCGAGGCCGGGGAAATTGAGACTCAATCGAATCCAGTTGAAGACGGCGGATACTACACACTTCCTGGTCCAAAGGAACGACATGAGTTTCGTAAACAAGGAAATAAATTCCGATAG
- a CDS encoding polysaccharide deacetylase family protein, with protein MVKRKLAPEMRLACFTLDLEDDWYFNEPGFDHLTFEYIDEFIELVSSLDIPVTVFAVGKTLEKFPEDVALLQDKLDSEFHLHSYSHDITKSYDFEEEVAKGIDAFESFFKKKPRGYRAPQGNIEPGEIRHLDSVGFEFDSSIFPSFRPGIYSNLDKPLHPYSPPGTEQIVEYPIGAIPGVRLPISQSYVKLLGRPYLRSFKYVPLPNVVVIDSHLQDFYRTASHDNLSTPLRQIHKRNLGNSIKLFKTLVRYLRTRGYKFVTLTEIHDGKVAL; from the coding sequence ATGGTCAAACGAAAATTGGCTCCTGAGATGCGCTTAGCGTGTTTTACACTGGATTTAGAAGATGACTGGTACTTCAACGAACCTGGTTTCGATCACCTCACCTTCGAGTACATTGATGAGTTCATTGAACTCGTCTCTTCACTTGATATCCCAGTCACCGTATTCGCAGTCGGAAAGACGCTGGAGAAATTCCCTGAAGATGTCGCTTTGCTACAAGATAAGTTAGACTCTGAATTTCATCTCCATTCTTACAGCCATGACATTACAAAGAGTTACGATTTCGAGGAAGAGGTCGCGAAAGGGATCGATGCGTTCGAATCTTTCTTCAAGAAAAAACCCCGAGGATACCGAGCGCCACAGGGAAATATCGAGCCTGGAGAAATTCGTCACCTCGATTCTGTCGGATTCGAATTTGATTCGAGCATTTTTCCGTCGTTTCGACCAGGGATCTATAGCAATCTCGACAAACCGCTGCATCCATATTCGCCGCCAGGAACCGAACAGATCGTGGAGTATCCGATCGGTGCCATTCCTGGGGTTCGGCTCCCAATCTCTCAGAGTTACGTAAAACTCCTCGGTCGGCCGTATCTCCGGTCGTTCAAGTACGTCCCACTTCCGAACGTCGTCGTAATTGACTCTCACCTTCAGGACTTCTATCGGACGGCGTCTCACGACAACCTGTCGACGCCATTACGCCAGATCCACAAGCGAAATCTAGGTAACTCTATCAAACTCTTTAAAACGCTCGTTCGCTACCTTCGGACGAGAGGGTACAAGTTCGTGACACTGACTGAGATTCACGACGGCAAGGTAGCGCTATGA
- a CDS encoding glycosyltransferase family 2 protein codes for MDVVTVALTGIAVALLGWGFNRYRTQFIKTDLLIAGGLAAGILTFVILPGLYDLLGTVLDINQRFVLLALLAHLTTLAIILYLLVTIRETNERLSDLVRNISASQAPQTDGGERTIFIVIPAYNEGQTIRSVVEQLPERIHGYVVQPLVVSDGSTDDTVKNARRNGAMVVEHPINQGQGGALKTGFHIAREQGASIVVTMDGDGQHPVEELEALVAPVINGEADYVMGSRYKGDNRSGNSLVRESGIWAFTWLINLLTKAEITDCTNGYRAIRGSRLEEMQLTEERFSAPELIIEARKNGLRIKEVPITIEARQAGETKKPQFGYAVGLTRTILTTWIR; via the coding sequence ATGGACGTAGTGACAGTCGCGCTCACAGGCATCGCCGTAGCGCTTCTCGGTTGGGGATTCAATCGATATCGAACACAGTTTATCAAGACCGACCTGCTCATCGCAGGGGGGCTTGCAGCCGGTATTTTGACCTTCGTTATTCTACCTGGGCTGTACGATCTCCTGGGGACGGTCCTTGATATCAATCAGCGATTCGTCCTGTTGGCGCTGCTTGCGCACCTGACGACGCTCGCGATTATTCTCTACTTACTCGTCACGATTCGGGAGACAAACGAACGACTGTCGGATCTCGTTCGGAACATTTCGGCGAGTCAGGCTCCCCAGACCGACGGTGGCGAACGCACGATCTTCATCGTGATCCCGGCGTACAACGAGGGTCAAACGATTCGCTCGGTCGTCGAGCAATTGCCAGAACGCATCCATGGCTACGTCGTCCAGCCGCTGGTCGTCTCCGATGGCTCGACGGATGATACCGTCAAAAACGCCAGGCGAAACGGGGCGATGGTTGTCGAACACCCGATCAACCAGGGTCAGGGCGGTGCCCTGAAAACGGGCTTCCACATCGCCCGTGAACAGGGGGCGTCGATCGTCGTCACGATGGACGGCGACGGCCAGCACCCTGTTGAGGAACTCGAAGCGTTGGTGGCACCCGTTATCAATGGGGAGGCCGACTACGTCATGGGCTCGCGGTACAAGGGTGATAATCGCTCGGGTAACAGTCTCGTTCGCGAGAGCGGGATCTGGGCGTTCACGTGGCTGATTAACCTTCTGACGAAAGCGGAGATCACCGACTGTACGAACGGCTATCGAGCGATCCGAGGCTCTCGCCTCGAGGAGATGCAACTGACCGAAGAGCGGTTTAGCGCCCCCGAGTTGATCATCGAAGCGCGCAAGAACGGCCTTCGCATCAAGGAAGTGCCCATCACGATCGAAGCCCGCCAGGCTGGCGAGACGAAAAAGCCCCAGTTCGGCTATGCCGTTGGATTGACGCGGACGATTTTGACGACCTGGATTCGGTGA
- a CDS encoding NAD-dependent epimerase/dehydratase family protein, with protein sequence MTILLTGADGYLGWPTALRIASRTDDRVVLVDNLARRAWVEEVGSTSATPVAEPAERLEAARDVHDLHNLSFVEGDLTDKAFVDELLSVHEPETIVHTAAQPSAPYSQINGERANYTQHNNMQATRNLLWGLEEHDLTDTHFVETTTTGVYGAPVFPIPEGGATMENQGERDEVPYPAMAGSWYHLTKSHDAANMRLAHKQFDIPISDVRTAIIYGTETDETAADERLATRFDFDYYFGVVAHRFCAQAIAGYPMTVYGKGEQRKPFISLEDAVEGLTEVALADPDDRPADHVVYNQVTRAISIVEIAETIADVSDEFDLDVAVEHFENPRDEDETHKMEIENDRYMDLIGEQRQTFEEGIRQVLNTLVDRQETITAYEDRFLPGVLDDWETEDTDEAELTYEAN encoded by the coding sequence ATGACGATACTCCTCACTGGCGCGGATGGCTACCTCGGGTGGCCGACCGCGCTTCGCATTGCATCGCGAACTGATGACCGCGTCGTCCTCGTCGACAACCTCGCTCGCCGGGCGTGGGTCGAAGAGGTCGGCAGCACGAGCGCCACGCCCGTCGCCGAGCCGGCCGAGCGTCTCGAGGCTGCCCGCGACGTACATGATCTGCACAACCTCTCGTTCGTCGAGGGCGACCTCACGGACAAGGCGTTCGTCGACGAACTCCTCTCGGTCCACGAACCTGAGACGATCGTCCACACGGCCGCCCAGCCCTCGGCGCCGTACTCCCAGATCAACGGCGAGCGCGCGAACTACACCCAGCACAACAACATGCAGGCGACGCGCAACCTGCTGTGGGGGCTCGAAGAACACGACCTGACTGACACACACTTCGTCGAGACGACGACGACCGGCGTCTACGGCGCCCCGGTGTTCCCAATCCCCGAGGGTGGGGCAACGATGGAGAACCAGGGCGAACGCGACGAAGTTCCCTACCCCGCAATGGCGGGCTCGTGGTATCACCTCACCAAGAGCCATGACGCGGCGAATATGCGCCTCGCACACAAGCAGTTCGACATCCCGATCTCCGATGTGAGAACCGCCATCATCTATGGGACCGAAACCGACGAGACGGCCGCCGACGAACGGCTGGCGACCCGGTTTGACTTCGATTACTACTTCGGCGTCGTTGCCCACCGCTTCTGTGCCCAGGCGATCGCTGGCTACCCGATGACCGTCTACGGCAAGGGCGAGCAGCGCAAACCCTTCATCAGCCTCGAGGACGCCGTCGAGGGCCTGACTGAAGTCGCCCTGGCCGACCCGGACGACCGGCCGGCCGACCACGTCGTCTATAACCAGGTCACGCGCGCGATCAGCATCGTCGAGATCGCCGAGACGATCGCCGACGTCTCCGATGAGTTCGACCTCGACGTCGCCGTCGAGCATTTCGAGAACCCCCGCGACGAGGACGAGACCCACAAGATGGAGATCGAAAACGACCGCTATATGGACCTGATCGGCGAGCAGCGCCAGACCTTCGAGGAGGGCATCCGCCAGGTCCTGAACACGCTCGTCGACCGCCAGGAAACGATCACGGCCTACGAGGATCGCTTCCTCCCCGGCGTGCTTGATGACTGGGAGACCGAAGACACAGACGAGGCCGAACTCACCTACGAGGCGAACTGA